TGGGGCCACCATGATACGGGAGTAACTCTACAAAGGCCCGGGTGGTGAAATTGGTAGACACAAGGGACTTAAAATCCCTCGGTATTATATACCGTGCCGGTTCGACTCCGGCCCCGGGCACCATAAGCAACCCTGCTGATTCGGCAGGGGCCTCTATCAGCAGAATGATCACTTCACCTTCCCAGTAAAATTCAGTGAATCCATAGTCCAATCTGGAAGTTGCCATCCGTGCCCTGCCGCGGGAGCGGTTTGCCTCAGAATATTTCCCCCTTTTATAGTGCCACTTTTTTTAGATATTGACTACCCAGATAATATCATTTACACTCACTTCAATTCACTTCTTCCAAGGGGGTATTGCCAATGGAATCTTTTTTCAAGAAAACCGCTCTTTATTTTTTTCTGGTTGTCGCCTTTATCTGGCTGGCTCCTGGTATCTGCCCGGCCCATTTCGGGGTATTGTTGCCATCTGATGATATCGTGGAAGGTAATGAATCCCGCCAAATCACCCTTTCGTGCCAATTTATGCACCCTTTTGAGCAGGGATTCATGGAACTCGAAAAGCCCGTGAGTTTTTCAGTGCTCATAAGAGGCCAGAATAAGGACCTGCTGAACACCCTGAAAAAACAGACCATAGATGAGTGTACAACCTGGATCGGAACTGTTGGTCTGAATCGTCCCGGAGACTATATATTTTATTTTATTCCCCAGCCCTATTGGGAGCCTGCGGAAGACTCATATATCCAGCATTTCACCAAAGTAGTCGTAAATGCATTCGGACTGGAGGAGGGCTGGGACCGGCCGGTTGGCCTGAAGACCGAGATCATACCTCTGACCCGGCCCTACGGCCTGTGGACAGGTAATCTCTTTGTCGGACAGGTCCTCCTGGATGGAAAGCCGGCGCCGAACAGTGAGATTGAGATAGAATTTTATAACAGGGACAAGAAAGTTGAGGCCCCGGCAGCCCCGTATATCACGCAGGTAGTACACACAGATTCCCAGGGCGTCTTTTCCTATGCCATGCCGAGAGAGGGATGGTGGGGATTTGCTGCACTCAATGAAGCAAGCGAAAAAATGGACCATGAGGGCAGAAAGGTCCCTGTTGAGCTGGGTGCTGTTTTATGGGTATATACAAGGGATATGAGGTAAAAAATGCATATTTCAGAAGGGGTCCTGGCGGCCCCTGTGCTCTTGGCCGGGGGGGCCGGAACAGTACTGGGCCTGGCTGTCGGGTTGCGCCGTATGAATGTGAAGGAAATACCCAAGGTAGCCCTGCTTACCGCAGCGTTTTTTGTGGCATCCCTTGTACATATTCCCGTAGGTCCCTCCAGCGCCCACCTGGTACTTAACGGAATCCTGGGAATCCTGTTGGGGTGGACCGCCTTTCCCGCGATCTTCATCGGCCTGTTTTTCCAGGCCGTGCTTTTTCAGTTTGGCGGGCTTACCACCCTTGGTGTCAACACAATGAACATGGCCGTCCCTGCCGTGATAATGGGTGCTTTCGCAAGATCTGTCTTGCAAATTAATTCTGGTCTGCTTGCAATGGTGGCGACAGCCATTGCCGGAGCAGGCGCTATTGTTCTGAGCGCAGCCATGGTGGCAGGCTCTCTGGCATTATCCGGAGAGTCGTTTGTCGCGGTGAGCAAGCTCATTTTTGTGGCCCACATACCGATTGCCATTGCTGAAGGCGTACTTTCTGTATTGATAATCTCCTTTCTCTTAAGGACAAAGCCTGAGGTAATAAAGGACAGTACGCCTCCCGGATTTTTGGGATTGGGGCTTGTTTCCGTAGTCATTATCCTGATTCTGTTTGTGATTTGCAGCCAGGCCCATGCCCACAGGGTCAACCTGTTTGCCTGGTATGACGGTAAGATGATTCTGGCTGAGGGCTATTTTTCAGGCGGTACCAAGGCTATGAACTCTGAGATCCTGGTCCTTGATTCCGGGGGCAAAGAGGTCTTTCATGGAATGACTGACAAAAAGGGTAAATTCTCCTATAAGCCACCTGGAAACGGAGAGTACCGCCTTGTCCTTGAAGCAGGGATGGGCCACCGGGCCGAGGCGCTGGTATCTGTAAAGGACATTGAATCAGAGGGTACCGCCCCGGAAGCCGGGCAGGCGGCTGAAGATGCACATAAAGGGACTGTAACCAATGCTGAATTGGAACAGATTCTTGATCGCAAGCTCAGTCCCATAAAGGAACAACTGTTGAGATTGGCTGAACAGGGTGACAGGGTCTGTTTCAGAGACATCCTATCTTACCCCTGTCAAGTTAAAATATTTCTTTTTTAAAAACAGCTAGTTGAACATTTAGGTACCTATAAGGCGCAAGTTCCCTGCTGGGCCTGTAACAGCTCCATAAAAAGGTCCGGCGNNNNNNNNNNNNNNNNNNNNNNNNNNNNNNNNNNNNNNNNNNNNNNNNNNNNNNNNNNNNNNNNNNNNNNNNNNNNNNNNNNNNNNNNNNNNNNNNNNNNNNNNNNNNNNNNNNNNNNNNNNNNNNNNNNNNNNNNNNNNNNNNNNNNNNNNNNNNNNNNNNNNNNNNNNNNNNNNNNNNNNNNNNNNNNNNNNNNNNNNNNNNNNNNNNNNNNNNNNNNNNNNNNNNNNNNNNNNNNNNNNNNNNNNNNNNNNNNNNNNNNNNNNNNNNNNNNNNNNNNNNNNNNNNNNNNNNNNNNNNNNNNNNNNNNNNNNNNNNNNNNNNNNNNNNNNNNNNNNNNNNNNNNNNNNNNNNNNNNNNNNNNNNNNNNNNNNNNNNNNNNNNNNNNNNNNNNNNNNNNNNNNNNNNNNNNNNNNNNNNNNNNNNNNNNNNNNNNNNNNNNNNNNNNNNNNNNNNNNNNNNNNNNNNNNNNNNNNNNNNNNNNNNNNNNNNNNNNNNNNNNNNNNNNNNNNNNNNNNNNNNNNNNNNNNNNNNNNNNNNNNNNNNNNNNNNNNNNNNNNNNNNNNNNNNNNNNNNNNNNNNNNNNNNNNNNNNNNNNNNNNNNNNNNNNNNNNNNNNNNNNNNNNNNNNNNNNNNNNNNNNNNNNNNNNNNNNNNNNNNNNNNNNNNNNNNNNNNNNNNNNNNNNNNNNNNNNNNNNNNNNNNNNNNNNNNNNNNNNNNNNNNNNNNNNNNNNNNNNNNNNNNNNNNNNNNNNNNNNNNNNNNNNNNNNNNNNNNNNNNNNNNNNNNNNNNNNNNNNNNNNNNNNNNNNNNNNNNNNNNNNNNNNNNNNNNNNNNNNNNNNNNNNNNNNNNNNNNNNNNNNNNNNNNNNNNNNNNNNNNNNNNNNNNNNNNNNNNNNNNNNNNNNNNNNNNNNNNNNNNNNNNNNNNNNNNNNNNNNNNNNNNNNNNNNNNNNNNNNNNNNNNNNNNNNNNNNNNNNNNNNNNNNNNNNNNNNNNNNNNNNNNNNNNNNNNNNNNNNNNNNNNNNNNNNNNNNNNNNNNNNNNNNNNNNNNNNNNNNNNNNNNNNNNNNNNNNNNNNNNNNNNNNNNNNNNNNNNNNNNNNNNNNNNNNNNNNNNNNNNNNNNNNNNNNNNNNNNNNNNNNNNNNNNNNNNNNNNNNNNNNNNNNNNNNNNNNNNNNNNNNNNNNNNNNNNNNNNNNNNNNNNNNNNNNNNNNNNNNNNNNNNNNNNNNNNNNNNNNNNNNNNNNNNNNNNNNNNNNNNNNNNNNNNNNNNNNNNNNNNNNNNNNNNNNNNNNNNNNNNNNNNNNNNNNNNNNNNNNNNNNNNNNNNNNNNNNNNNNNNNNNNNNNNNNNNNNNNNNNNNNNNNNNNNNNNNNNNNNNNNNNNNNNNNNNNNNNNNNNNNNNNNNNNNNNNNNNNNNNNNNNNNNNNNNNNNNNNNNNNNNNNNNNNNNNNNNNNNNNNNNNNNNNNNNNNNNNNNNNNNNNNNNNNNNNNNNNNNNNNNNNNNNNNNNNNNNNNNNNNNNNNNNNNNNNNNNNNNNNNNNNNNNNNNNNNNNNNNNNNNNNNNNNNNNNNNNNNNNNNNNNNNNNNNNNNNNNNNNNNNNNNNNNNNNNNNNNNNNNNNNNNNNNNNNNNNNNNNNNNNNNNNNNNNNNNNNNNNNNNNNNNNNNNNNNNNNNNNNNNNNNNNNNNNNNNNNNNNNNNNNNNNNNNNNNNNNNNNNNNNNNNNNNNNNNNNNNNNNNNNNNNNNNNNNNNNNNNNNNNNNNNNNNNNNNNNNNNNNNNNNNNNNNNNNNNNNNNNNNNNNNNNNNNNNNNNNNNNNNNNNNNNNNNNNNNNNNNNNNNNNNNNNNNNNNNNNNNNNNNNNNNNNNNNNNNNNNNNNNNNNNNNNNNNNNNNNNNNNNNNNNNNNNNNNNNNNNNNNNNNNNNNNNNNNNNNNNNNNNNNNNNNNNNNNNNNNNNNNNNNNNNNNNNNNNNNNNNNNNNNNNNNNNNNNNNNNNNNNNNNNNNNNNNNNNNNNNNNNNNNNNNNNNNNNNNNNNNNNNNNNNNNNNNNNNNNNNNNNNNNNNNNNNNNNNNNNNNNNNNNNNNNNNNNNNNNNNNNNNNNNNNNNNNNNNNNNNNNNNNNNNNNNNNNNNNNNNNNNNNNNNNNNNNNNNNNNNNNNNNNNNNNNNNNNNNNNNNNNNNNNNNNNNNNNNNNNNNNNNNNNNNNNNNNNNNNNNNNNNNNNNNNNNNNNNNNNNNNNNNNNNNNNNNNNNNNNNNNNNNNNNNNNNNNNNNNNNNNNNNNNNNNNNNNNNNNNNNNNNNNNNNNNNNNNNNNNNNNNNNNNNNNNNNNNNNNNNNNNNNNNNNNNNNNNNNNNNNNNNNNNNNNNNNNNNNNNNNNNNNNNNNNNNNNNNNNNNNNNNNNNNNNNNNNNNNNNNNNNNNNNNNNNNNNNNNNNNNNNNNNNNNNNNNNNNNNNNNNNNNNNNNNNNNNNNNNNNNNNNNNNNNNNNNNNNNNNNNNNNNNNNNNNNNNNNNNNNNNNNNNNNNNNNNNNNNNNNNNNNNNNNNNNNNNNNNNNNNNNNNNNNNNNNNNNNNNNNNNNNNNNNNNNNNNNNNNNNNNNNNNNNNNNNNNNNNNNNNNNNNNNNNNNNNNNNNNNNNNNNNNNNNNNNNNNNNNNNNNNNNNNNNNNNNNNNNNNNNNNNNNNNNNNNNNNNNNNNNNNNNNNNNNNNNNNNNNNNNNNNNNNNNNNNNNNNNNNNNNNNNNNNNNNNNNNNNNNNNNNNCCTATGAGGTTTTCATTCTCTGCGGTCGTAATGTTCTTATGCCAACCGGAGTTCCTGAAAGGATCACCAAAGAAGATATATTACAAAAGTACAGTGTTCAGCTGGAATGATTTTATTCCTGAACTTTACTGCTCTTTCCTGAAATTCTCCCTCCACCTTTTTTGAGTACTGCTGTTGTCAGAGACAATCTGCCAGCCTCGTTGTTCGAATTTTATACCCCATAAATAATCTGCGCTGTTGCCGTCTCAATCCTGGCTATGGTGGTATTTTTACCCATAGCTTGAGAAAAGACGATCACAGCTTGCCTCTGAAGGCTCAAAAGAGCCTCCTGTGCTGCGTCACAAAATTCGCCTGCGCTTATATGAAATATCCAGTGATCTCTTTCTTTAATTGACGAAACTGCTCAAGCCTGATAATCTCTCTGTCATCCATACTGAAGCCTCCTGTTTGAGATTTTATTTGGTTGGTGCCTATATATATCTTAACAGGAGGTTTCTTTTTTGGTAGTCTATTTCTTTTCTGATATATATGATATGCTTTTGAGGTATATTCTCTATCTGAGTTAATATATAACGTGGTTGCAGGGCTCGGATATATTGCCGGGCTGATGGGTCTGGCAGTATATTTCACCCATAGAAGGCGCAAAAAATGACCTGCGAACGTTTTGCCTCAGGAGACTCCTCACTCCATTCCGCAGATCCCAGAATAAAGATACTTCTCGCCGGAGTATACGCCATTGTAACAGTAGGGCTTGAAAGTCTGGAAGGGCAGATCCTTGCCTTTTTGGGCGGCCTGCTCCTGGTAACGGCCGCCCGCCTCTCTTCAAAGGAAGTATTTCGTCGTCTGTTTGCGGTCAATCTCTTTGTCATGATATTGTGGCTTATACTTCCCTGGACAACACCAGGGACCGGCCTTATCAACTTGGGCCCCGTTGTAATTACATCTGAGGGTCTTGACCTCGCTCTGTCAATAAGCCTTAAATGCAATGCAATAATACTGGCAAATCTGGCCCTGCTTTCGACATCGACCATATTTTCACTGGCCCATGCCCTGGCACATCTCCGGGTTCCATCCAAGATGGTTCAACTTTTCTTTTTCTCCTGGAGGTACTTTCACGTTATTGATTCTGAATTCCATCGCATGAAACATGCCATCAAGCTCCGAGGATTTGAACCCAGGTCCAACATGCATACCTATCGAACTTATGCCTATCTCATCGGGACCCTGTTCATCAAAAGCCTTGAAAGGGGCGAGAGGGTTTACAAGGCAATGTTGTGTCGCGGCTTCGACGGCACTTTCTGGCTGCTTTCGCATTTTCGCTTCCATGGCAGAGATCTTTTCCTGGCTGGCCTTATCTCTGCATATCTTTTTCTCATCATTGGGGTTGAGTGGTTAAATCCATGCCGCTGATAGATCTTGATGGGATATCCTTTCAATACCCAAATGGAAACAGGGTACTGGAAGGACTCAGCTTATGCCTGGAAAAGGGTGATAAAATCGGACTCTTAGGAGAAAACGGTACTGGTAAGACAACTTTATTCCACATAATCCTGGGCCTTCTCAAGCCTGACAGAGGTGAAATATATATATTCGGGAAAAGGCGCAAAACAGAGCAGGACTTCAAGGAAATCCGTCGAGCAATCGGCTTGCTCTTCCAGGATTCTGATGACCAGCTCTTCTGCCCGAGCGTGATAGAAGACGTAGCCTTTGGGCCATTAAATATGGAAATGAGCCATAAGGAGGCAACAGAAAGGGCGGAGCAGACACTGGAAGAGCTTGGGATATCCCATCTCAGAAACCGGGTTCCGTATCAACTCTCAGGCGGGGAAAAGCGGCTTGTCTCAATGGCGACCATATTGTCCATGAGGCCTGAGGTCCTTTTGTTGGATGAGCCTACGACCGGTCTTGACGAAAAGACCGCGGATCGCCTCATTTCGGTGCTGCAGAACTATCCGGGAAAGGCCTGGATGATGATCTCGCAGATTCCGTCTGTAATACAAGTATTGACTGATAAGTGTTATAAAATGAATGGCGGAAAAGTGGATCTGGTCTCAAGTGCAAAGTTGGCATGATCATTTTTTGCCGGCTGCAGAGGCTTGGACTTTCAACTGTTATGCTTGATGATGCGAAATACATGGAACTGGCCCTTGAGCAGGCCAGGAGGGCAGCCAGGCATGGTGAGGTGCCTGTGGGCGCAGTGCTTGTTGATAAAAAGGGCCAAATACTGGCCAGGGCCTGCAACATGTCCTTAAGACAGTGCGACCCTACGGCTCATGCCGAGATTCTGGTCTTGAGGCAAGGGGCCGAAAGATTCGGCAGCTACAGGCTGACTGACACCACGCTGTATGTTACAATAGAACCTTGCCCCATGTGTGCAGGGGCCATGGTCCTTGCCCGGATCGGGCGGCTGGCGTATGGTGCCGAAGATCCCAAGGCCGGTGCCTGCGGCACGCTTTATAACATTGTTCAAGATCCAAGGCTGAACCACCGCCTTGAGGTAAGCCGTGGCATACTCGCAGAGGATTGCCGGTTGCTGATCCAGACCTTCTTTCAGAAAAAGCGCAAGTAGAAATTTAAATTATGACTATTGAGTTAGCTCCGCTTCGATATATAGTCTTTGATTATTGGGTAATCATCCAATAATCCGTTACAATTAGCATATGATGCGGAGCTAACTCAATAGTCATAATTTAAAATTCATCCAGGTCGCGGAGAGGTACCGAAGCGGTCATAACGGGGGCGACTCGAAATCGTCTGTACGCCCAAAAGGTGTACCGTGGGTTCGAATCCCACCCTCTCCGCCAAGGGTTTTGGTTATTTGAATAGGGATAAATCAATATTTCCGGGGAGTGAGGCGTACTTGGCGTACGCTTGCAGTGACGAAGAAATTGAAGCAACGCCGCAGATGGGGTATTTTCAGCGTAATCAATGTTGACTTGCCAAGGCTCACAATGGTATATCGGGCTTATCATCTATGAAGAGCCATGGCTGTGAAGCAATGCGGAGCCAACACTTTATACTCATTGCAGTAGGCAGCCTGGAAATGAATAATTACATGTGGAGAGGTGCCCGAGAGGCCGAAGGGGCCCGACTGGAAATCGTGTGTACGCCCAAAAGGTGTACCGTGGGTTCGAATCCCACCCTCTCCGCCAGATATTTTATTTAAAAACATAACAAATTGATAGCCGGGTCCTGCGCAACAAAACCCTGCGAACCCCGCCAGGTCCGGAAGGAAGCAACGGCAGTAGGGCCCTTTGTGTGTCGCAGGGGTGCCTGGCTATCATTTTTTCCAGAGAGATACTCAGCTCAGTCCATGTCTTATTTAGTCCTTGCCAGAAAATGGCGTCCTCAGACATTCGAAGAGGTAATTGGCCAGGTACACGTAACCAGGACCCTTCAAAATGCCTTAAGAAACGACTGTCTTGCCCATGCCCTGCTCTTCAGCGGGCCCAGAGGAGTCGGCAAGACTTCCGTGGCCAGGATACTGGCAAAGGCCGTGAATTGCGAATCCGGTCCGGCCCCTGATCCATGTAACAGGTGTGGGGTGTGCAGGGAAATAACTGCCGGATCTTCTGTTGACGTACAGGAGATAGACGGAGCATCTAACCGTGGTATTGATGAAATCCGCCAGCTAAGGGAAAATATATTATTTCGTCCAACCCGGTGCAGACACAGGATCTACATCATCGACGAAGTACACATGCTGACAAAAGAGGCCTTTAACGCCCTTTTGAAGACCCTGGAGGAGCCCCCGTCCCATGTGTACTTCATATTTGCAACCACTGAACCCCAAAAGATTCCGGCCACCATAAATTCGAGGTGCCAGCACTATGAATTCCGCAGATTGGCTACGGCAGAGCTGGCTAACCACCTGGGTAAGATAGTTCGGGCAGAGGGCATGGGGCTCCGGGAGGATGCAACGCTTTTGCTGGCAAGAGAGGCTGAGGGCAGCGTAAGGGACAGCCTGAGCCTTCTCGATCAGGTGGCTGCCTATGGTGCGACTTCTTTGAAAGAGGTCTGCGAGGTCCTTGGTGTTGTGGAAATCCAGGTGCTCAAGGAGCTTGCTGTTGCCATACTTGAAGGCGATATGGTCAAGGCCCTCGGACCCATTAACGAAATCTATGGTTTTGGTGGGGACATCCAGAAATTTACTGCAGACCTGGTGGTATTTTTCAGGCACCTGGTGGTGTTGAAAAATCTTGGTCCCGAGAGCGCAGCGACTTTGATGGACTTGAGCAGGGAAGATATAGATGAGCTTTCTTCTGTCATTTCAAAATATGCTGCCCATAGCCTTTTTCAGATACTGGATGCCCTGATAAAGGGGCATGAGGCGGTATACAGGAGCACTACCCCCAGGCTTTCCCTTGAAATACTGGTGATCCGGCTGTGCAGCATGAAAGAGGTCGTGGCCATAGATGATCTCATGGGAAAAGTAGATAAACTTTTATCTTCGGCACGAATCGGGAAAGGGGATTTTTTCAAAAGACCTCTGAAAGAAATAGCCGCATCTCCTAAAAACGATTCTGTTGCCCGGACGGCCAAAATATGTAATCCAGAGATATGGAGTGATTTTGTAGATTTTGTTAAAGGGCAAAAGCCCTTCCTCGGGTCGTTGCTGGTCTGTTGCGAAGGGATCGATACAGACGGCAACGGGGATCGTATCCAGCTGAAGTGCCGGCCAGGTATGCAGCATGACCTGCTCTGCGAAGCAGACCATCAGCAACGGCTGAGGGAGTTGGCGAAGAAATTCTTCGGCCGCGCTATCGATGTCGTAGTGGAAGATGCCTGCGACGCAGATTATGATGATGCCGGAGGGGCTGGGAAGCCCGGTAACCTGCGGCGGGACGAACTTATTCAATCCTCACTGGTCCAGGAGGCTATCAAGGTCTTTCACGCACGGATTTCCGACGTGAAAGTCTTTTCCAATAAAGGACGGAAGTAATCTAAAAAGGAGCTATATAATGCAGCCAAATATCAAGGAAATGATGAGGCAGGCCCAACGCCTCCAGGCCAAGATTGGACAACTCCAAAGTGAACTGGCCACAAGGGAAATAGAGGCCTCTGCAGGAGGCGGGATGGTTAAGGCCGTTGCCAATGGAAAGCCGGAAATAGTATCAATAACCATTGAAAAAGAGGTTGTAGACCCTGAAGATGTAGAAATGCTGCAAGATCTTGTAATGGCAGCGGTAAATGAGGCACTGGCCCGGTCCAAAGAGATGGTGGAAGGAGAAATGGCAAAGCTGACAGGCGGCCTCAAGTTGCCCGGAATGTCCTGATATTGAAATGTCCTCCGCCTTTCCGCCTGCACTTAGCAGGCTTATTAAGAACCTGGAAAGACTTCCGGGAGTCGGTGAAAAGACCGCCACACGCTTTGCCCTCCAGATATTGAGGTGGCCAAGGGCCCAGGCCCAGGAACTGGTAAGATCCGTCGCAGAACTCCACGACAAGATAGGATTATGCTCTGTTTGTTTTACTTTTTCCGAGCAGGATCCATGCCCCGTTTGTGCCAACCCCAAAAGGGATGCCTCTATAGTCTGTGTAGTGGAAGACCCCGGAGACCTGCTGGCCCTGGAAAAGGCCGGGGCCTTCAGGGGACGCTACCATGTGCTGCACGGGGTCCTTGCACCCATGGAAGGGATAGGACCGGATCAGCTGAAGATAAAAGAACTCCTCGAACGTATACAGAAAGAAGATATAAGAGAAGTTATAATTGCAATGAGCAGCACCGTTGCCGGAGAGGCCACTTCAGCATTTCTGGCTGAAGGCCTGAAAAAGTACGGCGTACAGGTTACCCGGATCGCCTGCGGCATACCTATGGGCATGGATCTGAAATATGCAGATAAAATGACATTGCAAAAAGCCCTGGAGGCCAGAATCAGCTTTTGAGCCGTAACTGCTCACACAGAATTTACAGACAAAGTCGTCTACGAGACGAAAGAAGTCAAAGACACTGAAAGCTCCACGGAGGTGAGGAGGAGATATCCTTTTTTTACCCTTGACAATCGTCTCCATTTCTTTTAGATGTCCAATGCCTCTCATTGAGGTCAACCCTCTTTTTGGTCAGAAATTGGAGTTTATTGTATGACAACGCCTCTTCCAAAGGTGAATGAAATTGAACGTAAATGGTATGTAGTAGATGCCAGTGATAAGGTTCTGGGACGCCTGGCAACTCAAATAGCCACGCGACTGAGGGGTAAGCACAAACCTGTTTTCACTCCTCATCTGGATACCGGTGATTTTATTATAGTAGTGAATGCTGACAAGATCAGGCTTACCGGGGAAAAGCTGGACAGGAAATCATATTACAGGCATTCAGGCTATCTTGGAAATCTGAAGACCACTACTGCCCGCAAATTATTGAAGACGAAGCCGGAAAGCGTAATTCGACTGGCGGTTAAACGCATGCTGCCCAAAAACCGCTTGGGACGCAGCCAGCTCAAGAAACTCAAAATCTACGCCGGCCCACAGCATCCACACCAGGCCCAGGTTCCCGAACAACTCCAGCTCAACAGCTACTGATGACTCCTTAGGATACCGGAAATATGGAACAGACACGCTATTATGCCACCGGCAAGAGAAAGACCGCTAGGGCCCGTGTATGGATATCCCCTGGCGAAGGCAGGATGACAGCCAACGGAAAGCCCTTTGATGAGTACTTTGATGTAGATACCGCTCGTCTCATTGCGGAGCAGCCCTTTGTTGTTACGAATACGGTCGGCAAGTACGATGTCATGATCAAGGTCAAGGGCGGCGGGAAAAGCGGCCAGTCCGAGGCGGTCCGGCACAGTATAGCACGTGCACTCATTCAGGCCGATGAAGGATATCGAATTCCCTTAAAGAAGGCCGGTTTCCTTACCAGAGATGCCAGGGAGAAAGAACGCAAGAAGTACGGACTGGCAGGAGCCAGAAAGCGTTACCAGTACTCCAAGCGTTAGAGAATGCCGAATGGAAGATGGAAATCTTTTTTGTAAACGCTTACAGTTCGGTGGGTTGCGGTAAAACGGTGTAACTCCGTGAATGGCTACTCTTTTTAATGGGAAGGGTCTCCTTCCCTTTTTTTATGAAGCATTAAGACGATGTTACGCGTAGCAATAGTGGGAGGGTCTGGTTATACTGGGATTGAACTCCTGCGTATCCTGAAGCTCCATCCGCAGGCAGACGTTGTTGCAGTGACCTCGCGAAAATATGCAGGCCATCCTGTAGGGGAGGTCTTCCCCTCACTGCATGGCTACGATGGCCTTCTCTTCACAGAGCCAGATGTCAAGTACCTGACCAGATCTGCCGAATGGATATTTACAGCAGTCCCGCACAAGGCTGCCATGTCGGTTGTTCCGCAATTTCTTGAGGCAGGATTGAGAGTCGTAGATCTCTCCGCTGATTTTCGCCTGAGGGATAGCCGGACCTATGAAACCTGGTATCATCAGGCCCATGCTGCCCCTGAACAGCTTGATAGGGCAGTATACGGACTGCCTGAAATCTACAGAAAAGATATTGCACATGCGCAACTTGTAGCAAATCCCGGCTGCTACCCGACCGGTGCGATCCTTCCTCTTGCCCCCTTGCTTCATTCGGGAATAGTCAGCCCCAAGGGAATAATAGCGGACTCTAAATCCGGAGCAAGCGGGGCTGGCCGAAGCCCCTCCCCGGGGACCATTTACTGTGAAGTCAATGAGTCACTCAAGGCCTATAAAGTGGCTGAGCACCGTCACATGCCTGAAATAGAACAAGAACTTTCCATAGCAGCAGGCAGACCCGTGGCCGTCACCTTC
The window above is part of the Deltaproteobacteria bacterium genome. Proteins encoded here:
- a CDS encoding DUF4198 domain-containing protein; its protein translation is MESFFKKTALYFFLVVAFIWLAPGICPAHFGVLLPSDDIVEGNESRQITLSCQFMHPFEQGFMELEKPVSFSVLIRGQNKDLLNTLKKQTIDECTTWIGTVGLNRPGDYIFYFIPQPYWEPAEDSYIQHFTKVVVNAFGLEEGWDRPVGLKTEIIPLTRPYGLWTGNLFVGQVLLDGKPAPNSEIEIEFYNRDKKVEAPAAPYITQVVHTDSQGVFSYAMPREGWWGFAALNEASEKMDHEGRKVPVELGAVLWVYTRDMR
- the cbiQ gene encoding cobalt ECF transporter T component CbiQ, whose protein sequence is MTCERFASGDSSLHSADPRIKILLAGVYAIVTVGLESLEGQILAFLGGLLLVTAARLSSKEVFRRLFAVNLFVMILWLILPWTTPGTGLINLGPVVITSEGLDLALSISLKCNAIILANLALLSTSTIFSLAHALAHLRVPSKMVQLFFFSWRYFHVIDSEFHRMKHAIKLRGFEPRSNMHTYRTYAYLIGTLFIKSLERGERVYKAMLCRGFDGTFWLLSHFRFHGRDLFLAGLISAYLFLIIGVEWLNPCR
- a CDS encoding ABC transporter ATP-binding protein translates to MPLIDLDGISFQYPNGNRVLEGLSLCLEKGDKIGLLGENGTGKTTLFHIILGLLKPDRGEIYIFGKRRKTEQDFKEIRRAIGLLFQDSDDQLFCPSVIEDVAFGPLNMEMSHKEATERAEQTLEELGISHLRNRVPYQLSGGEKRLVSMATILSMRPEVLLLDEPTTGLDEKTADRLISVLQNYPGKAWMMISQIPSVIQVLTDKCYKMNGGKVDLVSSAKLA
- a CDS encoding tRNA adenosine(34) deaminase TadA; the encoded protein is MLDDAKYMELALEQARRAARHGEVPVGAVLVDKKGQILARACNMSLRQCDPTAHAEILVLRQGAERFGSYRLTDTTLYVTIEPCPMCAGAMVLARIGRLAYGAEDPKAGACGTLYNIVQDPRLNHRLEVSRGILAEDCRLLIQTFFQKKRK
- a CDS encoding YbaB/EbfC family nucleoid-associated protein, encoding MQPNIKEMMRQAQRLQAKIGQLQSELATREIEASAGGGMVKAVANGKPEIVSITIEKEVVDPEDVEMLQDLVMAAVNEALARSKEMVEGEMAKLTGGLKLPGMS
- a CDS encoding recombination protein RecR; translation: MEMSSAFPPALSRLIKNLERLPGVGEKTATRFALQILRWPRAQAQELVRSVAELHDKIGLCSVCFTFSEQDPCPVCANPKRDASIVCVVEDPGDLLALEKAGAFRGRYHVLHGVLAPMEGIGPDQLKIKELLERIQKEDIREVIIAMSSTVAGEATSAFLAEGLKKYGVQVTRIACGIPMGMDLKYADKMTLQKALEARISF
- a CDS encoding 50S ribosomal protein L13, which encodes MTTPLPKVNEIERKWYVVDASDKVLGRLATQIATRLRGKHKPVFTPHLDTGDFIIVVNADKIRLTGEKLDRKSYYRHSGYLGNLKTTTARKLLKTKPESVIRLAVKRMLPKNRLGRSQLKKLKIYAGPQHPHQAQVPEQLQLNSY
- a CDS encoding 30S ribosomal protein S9; translated protein: MEQTRYYATGKRKTARARVWISPGEGRMTANGKPFDEYFDVDTARLIAEQPFVVTNTVGKYDVMIKVKGGGKSGQSEAVRHSIARALIQADEGYRIPLKKAGFLTRDAREKERKKYGLAGARKRYQYSKR
- a CDS encoding N-acetyl-gamma-glutamyl-phosphate reductase, whose product is MLRVAIVGGSGYTGIELLRILKLHPQADVVAVTSRKYAGHPVGEVFPSLHGYDGLLFTEPDVKYLTRSAEWIFTAVPHKAAMSVVPQFLEAGLRVVDLSADFRLRDSRTYETWYHQAHAAPEQLDRAVYGLPEIYRKDIAHAQLVANPGCYPTGAILPLAPLLHSGIVSPKGIIADSKSGASGAGRSPSPGTIYCEVNESLKAYKVAEHRHMPEIEQELSIAAGRPVAVTFTPHLVPMTRGILTTIYARLTREVSTGKVLVAIKDFYEDSPFVRVFPEGAFPDVSYVRGSNFCDIGARVDGHTNTLILISAIDNLVKGASGQAVQNLNIMAGLDESLGLDTVPLYP